A stretch of Eleutherodactylus coqui strain aEleCoq1 chromosome 2, aEleCoq1.hap1, whole genome shotgun sequence DNA encodes these proteins:
- the LOC136610546 gene encoding uncharacterized protein isoform X2 encodes MPDPAKSAPAAKKGSKKAVTKTQKKDGKKRRKTRKESYAIYVYKDAYMLITGSLNSSINFPTPSDGSFLQVIPSIYSSRAPMSSLRWLFGFSDGAPKYCRDSCPSRKGFNVSRYT; translated from the exons ATGCCTGATCCTGCCAAGTCTGCTCCAGCGGCCAAGAAGGGCTCCAAGAAAGCCGTGACCAAGACTCAGAAGAAGGATGGCAAGAAGCGGAGGAAGACCAGGAAGGAGAGCTATGCCATCTACGTGTACAAG GATGCCTATATGCTGATCACAGGCAGCTTGAACTCCTCTATTAACTTCCCAACCCCGTCTGATGGAAGTTTCTTACAAGTTATCCCAAGCATCTACTCTTCCAGAGCCCCAATGTCTTCTCTGCGATGGCTGTTTGGATTCAGTGATGGAGCTCCCAAGTACTGTAGGGATTCTTGTCCCAGCAGAAAAGGGTTCAATGTATCACGCTACACTTAG
- the LOC136610546 gene encoding histone H2B-like isoform X1 — translation MPDPAKSAPAAKKGSKKAVTKTQKKDGKKRRKTRKESYAIYVYKVLKQVHPDTGISSKAMGIMNSFVNDIFERIAGEASRLAHYNKRHTITSREIQTAVRLLLPGELAKHAVSEGTKAVTKYTSAK, via the coding sequence ATGCCTGATCCTGCCAAGTCTGCTCCAGCGGCCAAGAAGGGCTCCAAGAAAGCCGTGACCAAGACTCAGAAGAAGGATGGCAAGAAGCGGAGGAAGACCAGGAAGGAGAGCTATGCCATCTACGTGTACAAGGTGCTGAAGCAGGTCCACCCTGACACCGGCATCTCCTCCAAGGCCATGGGCATCATGAACTCCTTTGTCAATGATATCTTCGAGCGCATCGCAGGGGAAGCCTCCCGCCTGGCTCACTACAACAAGCGCCACACCATCACTTCTCGGGAGATCCAGACTGCCGTGCGCCTGCTGCTGCCCGGAGAGCTGGCCAAGCATGCCGTGTCCGAGGGCACCAAGGCCGTCACCAAGTACACCAGCGCCAAGTAA
- the LOC136611327 gene encoding histone H2A type 1, producing the protein MSGRGKQGGKARAKAKTRSSRAGLQFPVGRVHRLLRKGNYAERVGAGAPVYLAAVLEYLTAEILELAGNAARDNKKTRIIPRHLQLAVRNDEELNKLLGGVTIAQGGVLPNIQAVLLPKKTESSKTSKSK; encoded by the coding sequence ATGTCTGGACGCGGCAAACAAGGCGGCAAAGCCCGTGCTAAGGCCAAGACCCGCTCATCCCGGGCAGGACTACAGTTCCCCGTCGGCCGTGTGCACAGGCTTCTTCGCAAGGGCAACTACGCTGAGAGGGTGGGCGCTGGCGCTCCGGTCTATCTGGCAGCTGTGCTGGAGTATCTGACCGCTGAGATCCTGGAATTGGCTGGCAATGCCGCCCGGGACAACAAGAAGACCCGCATCATCCCCCGTCACCTCCAGCTAGCCGTGCGCAACGACGAGGAGCTGAACAAGCTGCTCGGTGGGGTGACCATCGCCCAGGGAGGCGTCCTGCCAAACATCCAGGCTGTGCTGCTGCCCAAGAAGACTGAGAGCAGCAAGACAAGCAAGAGCAAGTGA